In Pajaroellobacter abortibovis, the following are encoded in one genomic region:
- a CDS encoding sigma factor-like helix-turn-helix DNA-binding protein, with amino-acid sequence MIGEGLPLEEVGVIMSLTHEWIRQVEVKGLAKLGGHAAAPRGYG; translated from the coding sequence CTGATAGGGGAGGGATTACCTCTTGAAGAGGTGGGGGTTATCATGAGCTTAACCCACGAGTGGATACGCCAAGTAGAGGTGAAGGGTTTGGCTAAATTGGGAGGACATGCTGCAGCTCCGAGAGGATATGGATGA